Proteins co-encoded in one Brassica rapa cultivar Chiifu-401-42 chromosome A02, CAAS_Brap_v3.01, whole genome shotgun sequence genomic window:
- the LOC103853978 gene encoding probable serine/threonine-protein kinase PBL3 isoform X2, whose product MGNCLDSSAKVESSSHSPHANSGSRVSSKTSRSTVPSSLSINSYSSLESLPTPRTEGEILSSPNLKAFTFSELKSATRNFRPDSLLGEGGFGYVFKGWIDGTTLTASKPGSGIVVAVKKLKTEGFQGHKEWLTEVNYLGQLSHPNLVKLVGYCVEGEDRLLVYEFMPKGSLENHLFRRGAQPLTWAIRMKVAIGAAKGLTFLHDAKSQVIYRDFKAANILLDAEFNSKLSDFGLAKAGPTGDRTHVSTQVMGTHGYAAPEYVATGRLTAKSDVYSFGVVLLELLSGRRAVDKSKVGVEQSLVDWATPYLGDKRKLFRIMDTRLGGQYPQKGAYTAASLALQCLNPDAKLRPKMSEVLAKLDQLESTTTTKPGGNRQAQIDSPRGSSTGVGARQGQIISPGGSGTRLGQIDSPRGSNGAGTRQGQIDSPRGSNGAGTRQGQIDSPRGSNGAGTRQGQIDSPRGSNGSVVQKSPRRYSYDRPLLHLTPIASPLPSHNQSPRVR is encoded by the exons ATGGGTAATTGTTTGGATTCATCAGCTAAAGTGGAAAGTAGCAGCCACAGTCCTCATGCTAATTCTG GGTCAAGAGTTTCTAGCAAGACAAGCCGTTCCACTGTCCCTTCAAGCTTAAGCATAAACTCCTACAGTAGTTTGGAGTCTTTACCCACACCGAGAACAGAAGGAGAGATCTTGTCGTCCCCAAATCTCAAAGCTTTCACCTTTAGCGAACTCAAGAGCGCTACTAGGAACTTTCGACCTGATAGTCTTCTTGGTGAAGGAGGTTTTGGTTACGTCTTCAAAGGATGGATCGATGGAACAACTTTAACCGCTTCCAAACCCGGTTCTGGTATCGTTGTAGCCGTTAAGAAGCTTAAAACTGAAGGGTTTCAAGGTCACAAGGAGTGGCTG ACTGAAGTGAACTATCTTGGTCAGCTCAGTCACCCAAACCTTGTCAAACTAGTTGGGTACTGTGTGGAGGGTGAAGACAGGTTACTTGTGTACGAGTTCATGCCAAAAGGAAGCTTGGAGAATCATCTCTTTAGAC GTGGTGCGCAGCCACTAACATGGGCTATAAGGATGAAAGTTGCTATAGGAGCAGCTAAAGGACTTACTTTTCTTCACGACGCTAAATCGCAAGTGATTTACAGAGACTTTAAAGCTGCTAACATTCTACTAGACGCG GAATTCAACTCTAAACTTTCAGACTTTGGTCTAGCCAAAGCAGGTCCTACTGGTGACAGGACACATGTGTCCACACAAGTCATGGGTACTCACGGATATGCAGCACCTGAATATGTAGCCACAG GTCGATTAACAGCTAAGAGTGACGTATACAGTTTCGGTGTGGTACTACTGGAACTACTCTCAGGACGAAGAGCAGTGGACAAATCTAAAGTAGGAGTGGAGCAGAGTCTAGTGGACTGGGCAACGCCGTATCTTGGCGACAAGAGAAAGCTTTTTCGAATAATGGACACGAGATTAGGAGGTCAATATCCTCAGAAAGGAGCATACACAGCTGCTAGTCTTGCATTGCAGTGCTTAAACCCTGATGCAAAACTCAGACCGAAAATGTCTGAAGTTTTGGCCAAACTTGATCAGCTTGAATCAACAACCACTACCAAGCCTGGAGGTAATAGGCAAGCTCAGATTGATTCTCCAAGAGGTAGTAGTACTGGGGTTGGAGCCAGACAAGGCCAGATTATTTCTCCTGGAGGTAGTGGAACCAGACTAGGGCAGATTGATTCTCCAAGAGGTAGTAATGGTGCTGGAACCAGACAAGGCCAGATTGATTCTCCAAGAGGTAGTAATGGTGCTGGAACCAGACAAGGCCAGATTGATTCTCCAAGAGGTAGTAATGGTGCTGGAACCAGACAGGGCCAGATTGATTCTCCTAGAGGTAGTAACGGATCTGTTGTGCAGAAATCTCCAAGGAGGTATAGTTATGATCGGCCTCTCTTGCACTTAACTCCAATTgcttctcctttgccttctcacAATCAATCTCCTCGTGTAAGATAG